The segment GAAAAGCAATTAGAAGACATTATTACACAGGCACGAAGCATTATACTGGCGCAGAATCTAAGTTCGGAAAATTCGCTGATGTCTTTCATGTCATCGATTTCATATTTCTTAGAGAAAAATTTCGTTTGTGTAGCTAAAAGAATTACTGCAAGGGCTGAAATACAAGCAAATGCACTAATTCCAATTAACGGTCTTGTAGTCATATTAGTTGCCAAACTCAGTGCAGATCTTGTGCTAAAACTGTCTAGTATCGCCGTATCTGTAAATCCTGCTGTtctattatctaaaattaaaaaaagaaattaaagattcatcatagtgatttaattatatactaatttttatagacCTGTACCTGAATTAGATTCTGCGATTTTCATATCCTCCtgcaattctttaattttaattccattttctgttattacaattaacaatCGAATAATCTTAGAAatcattcttattttatctttatccaCATTAAGTAAGTTAGTTAATAGTTTTAGAATTGGACATTCTGTTTTATGGCATACTTCCCATGCCAGTTTCCTACACTTTTCAGAACAATATTGAGCTATCGGACACTCTGCACATGGTATTAAATTATAGCTTTTGGATAAACAATAGTGGCAATGCGTATAATATCTGTAACAAGTAataaagatatgaaaatatatgtatttacttgatacattaatatacatgtatatatatatatatatatatatatatatatatatatatatatatatataatctggaTTTAAGTAAAAGAATAGACGCAAATTTATTCCTCACCGTTCTTCATAGATAACATGTGCATAAGGATCTTCGATGCTGATTATATCACCAGGCTGAAATTCCCGTGTTGCTACATAATGTCTACCATATCTTTCAGAGAAAGATATTACTATACCATCACTAATGGCAGGCACTTCCTGGCTTGGACCATAcgttaatttagaaaaatcatcATTCTGCAAATATCTCGGTTTCTGCGGAAGGATCTTTGTTgtataatagagataattttCATTGTCCAtcgtattttgttttcttGAGACATTAAGCCACTGATCTTCTTTTATCGTTGTTTCATTCTTAATGTATTCAGCATTTTCTGTTGGTTTTGAAGTATCAGACTTTTCCTTACATTCACCAGATACATATGCTTTTCCTATATCTTTCTGATTATTGACATCTTCTGAATAATCTATTcccaataacttttttatttcaattattgctttatctccTCTTTCCTTCAAATTCTTCTGCTTTTTCTTTGGATATCCATGATGTAAAGCTGCATCAATATCTATCAgacattctttatataattgtttcctATATAAAGCAGCAGATCGATTTGCATGTGCATAAGCCATAAGTTCATCGCTATTAGCATATGCTAAGCTTAAAGTGTAACATTCTATAGCTTCCAGATCATCACCCATTACAAAGTGTTGATTacctgattttttttttgaagtaaaagaaataattacatacacacattattatatatttagaaaatatataagtacctTGTTCTCTATATCTAATAGAATCttcttcatttttcattacagCATTCAGAGTAGGCATTTGTGATCTGATCATATTTTGAAGGATGTATCCAACAAGAGCTTCACATTCCTTTTGTAATCCATATCCTACGtgcgatttattattttgcttgAGGATTAAAACAAGTTCCTTTGCTATCTccattttttctgtatataagtaatctttaaaagatattatatttggaaaataatagatataatattttctttttataatacttcCTTCTTCTTTCCTTATGTTTTAGATTTACCACTTACAtacttcaaaaaataaataataaaaaggataaaatatgtatagtttaaaaaaaatttataattttatattatatatatattacatatatatataatataaaattatatatatatatatatatatataaatattataataaattattttagaaaccaCAATGCGTTCAGAGTTACTCTTAGGCAGCAACCAAATGAACTATTAGATAGAATATGTACTGAGAGCATTGA is part of the Anoplolepis gracilipes chromosome 2, ASM4749672v1, whole genome shotgun sequence genome and harbors:
- the LOC140663232 gene encoding SET and MYND domain-containing protein 4 isoform X3, with protein sequence MEIAKELVLILKQNNKSHVGYGLQKECEALVGYILQNMIRSQMPTLNAVMKNEEDSIRYREQDIDAALHHGYPKKKQKNLKERGDKAIIEIKKLLGIDYSEDVNNQKDIGKAYVSGECKEKSDTSKPTENAEYIKNETTIKEDQWLNVSRKQNTMDNENYLYYTTKILPQKPRYLQNDDFSKLTYGPSQEVPAISDGIVISFSERYGRHYVATREFQPGDIISIEDPYAHVIYEERYYTHCHYCLSKSYNLIPCAECPIAQYCSEKCRKLAWEVCHKTECPILKLLTNLLNVDKDKIRMISKIIRLLIVITENGIKIKELQEDMKIAESNSDNRTAGFTDTAILDSFSTRSALSLATNMTTRPLIGISAFACISALAVILLATQTKFFSKKYEIDDMKDISEFSELRFCASIMLRACVIMSSNCFSIQQEPGIISGSGLYIAHSLYNHSCAPNTFRHFEDLTMITRALTPIRIGDQIFTSYGGVYAHMSRSERKQKILQDYFFDCDCPACENEWPTYNEIVRSHIGSISKNKQLVEKLKPFREKLLANMYDIEAVKAILDMLHKEVKTHPCEEILNAEQYLKSYYLDP
- the LOC140663232 gene encoding SET and MYND domain-containing protein 4 isoform X2, producing the protein MEIAKELVLILKQNNKSHVGYGLQKECEALVGYILQNMIRSQMPTLNAVMKNEEDSIRYREQGNQHFVMGDDLEAIECYTLSLAYANSDELMAYAHANRSAALYRKQLYKECLIDIDAALHHGYPKKKQKNLKERGDKAIIEIKKLLGIDYSEDVNNQKDIGKAYVSGECKEKSDTSKPTENAEYIKNETTIKEDQWLNVSRKQNTMDNENYLYYTTKILPQKPRYLQNDDFSKLTYGPSQEVPAISDGIVISFSERYGRHYVATREFQPGDIISIEDPYAHVIYEERYYTHCHYCLSKSYNLIPCAECPIAQYCSEKCRKLAWEVCHKTECPILKLLTNLLNVDKDKIRMISKIIRLLIVITENGIKIKELQEDMKIAESNSDNRTAGFTDTAILDSFSTRSALSLATNMTTRPLIGISAFACISALAVILLATQTKFFSKKYEIDDMKDISEFSELRFCASIMLRACVIMSSNCFSIQQEPGIISGSGLYIAHSLYNHSCAPNTFRHFEDLTMITRALTPIRIGDQIFTSYGGVYAHMSRSERKQKILQDYFFDCDCPACENEWPTYNEIVRSHIGSISKNKQLVEKLKPFREKLLANMYDIEAVKAILDMLHKEVKTHPCEEILNAEQYLKSYYLDP
- the LOC140663232 gene encoding SET and MYND domain-containing protein 4 isoform X1 — protein: MEIAKELVLILKQNNKSHVGYGLQKECEALVGYILQNMIRSQMPTLNAVMKNEEDSIRYREQGNQHFVMGDDLEAIECYTLSLAYANSDELMAYAHANRSAALYRKQLYKECLIDIDAALHHGYPKKKQKNLKERGDKAIIEIKKLLGIDYSEDVNNQKDIGKAYVSGECKEKSDTSKPTENAEYIKNETTIKEDQWLNVSRKQNTMDNENYLYYTTKILPQKPRYLQNDDFSKLTYGPSQEVPAISDGIVISFSERYGRHYVATREFQPGDIISIEDPYAHVIYEERYYTHCHYCLSKSYNLIPCAECPIAQYCSEKCRKLAWEVCHKTECPILKLLTNLLNVDKDKIRMISKIIRLLIVITENGIKIKELQEDMKIAESNSDNRTAGFTDTAILDSFSTRSALSLATNMTTRPLIGISAFACISALAVILLATQTKFFSKKYEIDDMKDISEFSELRFCASIMLRACVIMSSNCFSIQQEPGIISGSGLYIAHSLYNHSCAPNTFRHFEDLTMITRALTPIRIGDQIFTSYGGVYAHMSRSERKQKILQDYFFDCDCPACENEWPTYNEIVRSHIGSISKNKQLVEKLKPFREKLLANMYDIEAVKAILDMLHKEVKTHPCEEILNAEQYLKSYYLGKFK